The Candidatus Deferrimicrobium sp. genome window below encodes:
- a CDS encoding V-type ATP synthase subunit F — protein MSHVIALMEKEAGLGYRLAGVDTRETPTTEEMGRQARSLSRDPGVRLVILDEELCRGLPEALQRTLEESRSPLFIPVPSLPLRKGAPRPEEYVARLIRRAVGYQIRIRR, from the coding sequence ATGAGCCACGTGATCGCCCTGATGGAGAAGGAAGCCGGGCTGGGATACCGGCTCGCGGGGGTCGACACCCGGGAAACGCCGACCACCGAGGAGATGGGGCGGCAGGCGAGATCCCTCTCCCGGGATCCGGGGGTGCGCCTCGTCATCCTGGACGAGGAGCTCTGCCGGGGGCTGCCCGAGGCGCTCCAGCGAACGCTGGAAGAGAGCCGATCCCCGCTGTTCATCCCCGTCCCGTCCCTGCCGCTCCGAAAGGGAGCCCCGAGGCCCGAGGAGTACGTCGCGCGCCTGATCCGTCGTGCGGTCGGTTACCAGATCCGGATTCGGCGGTAA
- a CDS encoding V-type ATPase subunit yields the protein MSDLFYLNTRLHAMRAQFLSRREFEMILALPDLSSIAAALQETPYGHFIESTGGEVPEAARIEEALRRNVSQTLSRLLAISSGDCAEAVRLVLGYWEVQAVKTVLRGLVSGATPAEILSSLVPTGLHDEAALEEMCRQADPRALAELMVTWREPWGPPLLRALPSFREPQDLAILESALDRRWFEQAASRLREIRFSSPGADGEDALSLFVSLSVDTINLMTVLKEVADRIVPLNRDRNFLPGGKIFDEGALDRVRASPTLAEAIQEAGRSLFLRPLAALPAPAEGVPFLAVVERQLDRVLLRATRYLARVDPLGWGPLVSFLLDKLREVRNLRMIVRARLVDLPEAELGHLLILEY from the coding sequence ATGAGTGACCTCTTCTACCTGAATACGCGGCTGCATGCGATGCGGGCCCAATTCCTCTCGCGCCGGGAGTTCGAAATGATCCTCGCGCTGCCCGACCTGTCGTCGATCGCCGCGGCCTTGCAGGAGACCCCGTATGGTCACTTCATCGAATCCACCGGGGGGGAGGTCCCGGAGGCCGCCCGGATCGAGGAGGCCCTCCGCAGGAACGTCTCGCAGACCCTGTCCCGGCTGCTGGCCATCTCCTCCGGCGATTGCGCCGAGGCGGTCCGGCTCGTGCTCGGCTACTGGGAGGTGCAGGCCGTCAAGACCGTCCTGCGGGGATTGGTTTCGGGGGCGACCCCGGCGGAGATCCTCTCTTCCCTCGTACCAACGGGCCTCCACGACGAGGCGGCGCTGGAGGAGATGTGTCGGCAGGCCGACCCGCGCGCCCTCGCAGAATTGATGGTCACCTGGCGGGAGCCGTGGGGCCCCCCCCTCCTCCGGGCCCTCCCTTCGTTCCGCGAGCCCCAGGACCTCGCGATCCTGGAATCGGCCCTCGACAGACGCTGGTTCGAGCAAGCGGCTTCCCGGCTCCGTGAGATCCGATTTTCCTCCCCGGGGGCGGACGGGGAGGACGCGCTTTCCCTCTTCGTCTCCCTCTCCGTCGACACGATCAACCTCATGACCGTCCTGAAGGAGGTCGCGGATCGGATCGTCCCCTTGAACCGGGACCGGAATTTTCTCCCCGGGGGGAAGATTTTCGACGAGGGCGCCCTCGACCGGGTCCGGGCGTCGCCGACGCTCGCGGAAGCGATCCAGGAGGCCGGAAGGTCCCTCTTCCTCCGGCCCCTCGCGGCCCTGCCGGCGCCCGCCGAAGGCGTTCCCTTCCTGGCCGTCGTCGAACGCCAGCTGGACCGCGTGCTCCTCCGCGCGACGCGGTATCTCGCGCGCGTCGACCCGCTCGGCTGGGGGCCGCTGGTATCCTTTCTGCTGGACAAGCTCCGCGAGGTTCGCAACCTGCGGATGATCGTTCGCGCAAGGCTCGTGGATCTCCCCGAGGCCGAGCTCGGCCACCTCTTGATCCTGGAGTACTGA
- a CDS encoding V-type ATP synthase subunit E yields the protein MGYDELTRHLIRTAETRRDGILARARDEAVKITEEARKKSETVEPDVRDSTAGEAERARLLRMNRARQEANEAWLRARAGVVDAILARVEELLPLLLGEARYPAVAERLYREILPEFPAGNVILRADGVARVALERSISDARIRFEPLPETEIGGVEASDEDGTFLVRNTLRSRFVKARPALMVELWKRLPGPDE from the coding sequence GTGGGGTACGATGAACTGACCCGGCACCTGATCCGGACGGCGGAGACGCGGAGGGACGGGATCCTGGCCCGGGCCCGCGATGAGGCCGTGAAGATCACGGAAGAGGCCCGGAAAAAATCGGAAACCGTCGAGCCGGACGTCCGGGACTCCACGGCCGGGGAGGCGGAGAGGGCGCGGCTTCTCCGCATGAACCGCGCCCGGCAGGAAGCGAACGAGGCGTGGCTGCGGGCGCGCGCCGGGGTTGTGGACGCGATTCTGGCCCGGGTGGAGGAACTCCTGCCGCTCCTTCTCGGCGAAGCTCGCTACCCTGCCGTCGCAGAGCGACTGTACCGGGAGATCCTCCCGGAGTTTCCGGCGGGAAATGTCATCCTGCGCGCGGACGGGGTCGCCCGGGTCGCGCTCGAACGATCGATTTCCGACGCCCGCATTCGCTTCGAGCCGTTACCGGAAACGGAGATCGGGGGGGTGGAGGCGTCGGACGAAGACGGCACGTTCCTCGTCCGGAACACGCTCCGGTCCCGATTCGTGAAAGCCCGGCCCGCGCTGATGGTCGAACTATGGAAAAGGTTACCCGGCCCCGATGAGTGA